The following coding sequences lie in one Candidatus Nitrospira allomarina genomic window:
- a CDS encoding hemerythrin domain-containing protein: MDIFQILKKDHQKAKDLFKKLETTGPRAMKSREKLFSQLKDDLEAHSHGEEAVFYPALRENAEMVDLINEATEEHAEVANLLEDLEALGAESEEWGSKLAELKKNVLHHVKEEEGEIFKKAKEILDKDEIQKMGKEFQEAKKQATAG, from the coding sequence ATGGACATTTTTCAAATTTTAAAAAAGGATCACCAAAAAGCAAAGGACCTATTTAAAAAATTGGAAACCACCGGTCCACGTGCGATGAAAAGCCGTGAAAAATTATTTTCTCAGTTAAAAGATGACCTTGAAGCTCACTCCCATGGGGAGGAGGCCGTCTTCTATCCTGCCCTCAGAGAAAATGCAGAGATGGTAGACCTGATTAATGAAGCCACGGAAGAGCATGCCGAAGTCGCAAACCTTCTGGAAGACCTTGAGGCGTTGGGGGCAGAATCCGAGGAATGGGGCTCAAAACTTGCCGAGCTGAAAAAAAATGTTCTGCATCATGTGAAGGAGGAAGAAGGCGAAATCTTTAAAAAGGCCAAAGAGATCCTGGATAAGGATGAAATACAGAAGATGGGAAAAGAGTTTCAGGAAGCAAAAAAGCAGGCTACGGCAGGCTAA
- the ada gene encoding bifunctional DNA-binding transcriptional regulator/O6-methylguanine-DNA methyltransferase Ada: MRNIATQEKCSVATRHDPRWTIVVSRDPTADGTFYYSVNTTGVYCRPSCPSRLPRPENVRFHASREVAEKAGFRPCKRCTPNQPGLEERYAEKVAAACRLIENSDHVPGLKELSNHAGLSRYHFHRVFKAVTGLTPKGYTAAHLAKRVRSHLNHTGTVMEAIYEAGFNSNGRFYETSDAVLGMTPSSYRAGGSGIDIRFAVGECSLGSILVARSERGVCAILLGDDPEQLTRDLQKQFSQAHLIGGDGDFEHLVATVIGFVETPERGLDLPLDVQGTAFQHRVWKALQNIPAGSTVSYADIASCIGAPKAIRAVARACGTNAIAVAIPCHRVVRTNGDLSGYRWGIERKRALLEREAHT, from the coding sequence ATGAGAAATATAGCTACCCAGGAAAAATGTTCCGTTGCAACGCGCCATGATCCACGGTGGACAATTGTGGTTTCCCGTGACCCAACAGCCGACGGTACATTTTATTATTCCGTCAACACCACCGGAGTGTACTGCCGCCCGTCCTGCCCATCTCGGTTGCCGCGGCCTGAAAACGTCCGGTTCCATGCTTCACGGGAAGTTGCCGAGAAGGCTGGATTTCGTCCCTGCAAGCGTTGCACGCCTAACCAGCCCGGATTAGAGGAACGATATGCGGAAAAAGTCGCAGCAGCTTGCCGGCTCATCGAGAATTCGGATCATGTGCCCGGCCTCAAGGAGTTATCAAATCATGCAGGACTAAGCCGGTATCACTTTCATCGGGTGTTCAAGGCGGTAACGGGATTGACACCGAAAGGATACACGGCGGCGCATCTGGCAAAACGGGTGAGGTCGCACCTCAATCATACAGGCACCGTGATGGAGGCAATTTACGAAGCCGGGTTCAATTCCAACGGAAGGTTTTATGAAACATCCGATGCTGTTCTGGGTATGACACCTTCCTCATATCGTGCCGGTGGTTCCGGGATAGACATCCGATTCGCCGTGGGGGAATGTTCTCTCGGGTCAATCCTCGTTGCCAGAAGTGAGCGCGGAGTGTGTGCGATTCTTCTGGGGGACGACCCTGAGCAATTGACGCGCGATTTGCAGAAGCAGTTCTCTCAGGCTCATCTCATCGGGGGTGATGGTGACTTCGAACACCTGGTTGCGACTGTGATCGGTTTTGTCGAAACGCCGGAGCGGGGGTTGGACCTGCCGTTGGACGTGCAAGGTACGGCGTTTCAACATCGGGTCTGGAAAGCATTGCAAAACATTCCCGCCGGCTCGACGGTAAGCTATGCTGACATCGCCTCCTGCATCGGTGCGCCGAAAGCGATTCGAGCGGTCGCCAGGGCCTGCGGCACCAATGCCATAGCTGTGGCGATTCCTTGTCATCGTGTGGTGCGTACGAATGGCGACCTGTCGGGCTATCGTTGGGGCATCGAACGGAAACGAGCGTTGCTTGAACGTGAGGCCCACACATGA
- a CDS encoding 2OG-Fe(II) oxygenase: MVGPSTSPIPSHNNITTRVRAIDWEQVSSDVEAQGHAVTERLLSPKECQSLASLYSCDEMFRSRIVMSRHNFGRGEYQYFRYPLPDLIEQLRNAIYPHLVPVANRWNAAMGIEVRFPKRHEDFLARCHQAGQDKPTPLMLKYEADDYNCLHQDLYGEHVFPLQLAILLSDPQKDFAGGEFVMTEQRPRMQSRPIVVPIRQGDGVIFAVHHRPVRGGRGWYRVNLRHGVSRVRSGQRYTVGIIFHDAK; this comes from the coding sequence ATGGTCGGGCCATCAACATCTCCCATTCCATCGCACAACAATATAACCACGCGAGTGAGAGCGATTGATTGGGAGCAGGTATCAAGTGATGTCGAAGCTCAAGGACACGCCGTGACCGAACGCCTGCTCTCTCCGAAAGAATGTCAGTCCTTGGCTTCGTTGTACTCTTGCGATGAAATGTTCCGTAGCCGCATCGTGATGAGTCGCCATAACTTTGGCCGTGGAGAATATCAGTACTTCCGATATCCGCTTCCTGATCTCATCGAACAACTTCGGAATGCGATATATCCCCATCTTGTGCCGGTTGCGAACCGGTGGAATGCGGCCATGGGCATTGAGGTTCGCTTTCCAAAGAGGCATGAAGATTTTCTGGCCCGCTGTCATCAAGCCGGGCAGGATAAGCCCACCCCATTGATGCTCAAATATGAAGCTGACGATTACAACTGCCTGCATCAGGACCTCTACGGCGAACACGTGTTTCCGCTCCAGCTTGCCATTCTTTTATCTGACCCTCAGAAAGACTTCGCGGGTGGTGAATTTGTCATGACCGAGCAGCGGCCACGTATGCAATCCCGGCCCATTGTGGTACCGATCCGACAAGGCGATGGCGTCATTTTCGCGGTTCATCATCGTCCTGTGCGAGGGGGAAGGGGCTGGTATCGTGTGAACCTCCGGCATGGGGTCAGCCGCGTTCGCTCAGGGCAGCGCTATACGGTCGGGATCATATTCCACGACGCCAAGTAA
- a CDS encoding WD40/YVTN/BNR-like repeat-containing protein, producing the protein MSGVRVLVGTRKGAFVLTSDGKRKKWDVNGPFFGGWELFHVKGSPADPNRLYASQSSSWFGQIIQRSDDGGKTWFQPGTPPGEPTTAPDDTPKGESNKFVYDSSTETGQPLTTHQWYDGTQHPWEFKRVWHLEPSLTDPDTIYAGVEDAAIFRSTDGGQTWQELPGLRSAKGHLWQPGAGGMCLHTILLDPGNPERIFVAISAAGTFRTEDGGKTWQPVNRGLKSPYELPDPTAEVGHCVHCIAKHPSRPDVLFMQKHWDVMRSDDAGESWHEISGDLPSDFGFPIAVHAHEPETIYVVPIKSDSEHYPPEGKLRVYRSQTGGNEWEALTNGLPQQDCYVNVLRDAMAVDSLEPCGIYVGTTGGQVYASADSGDSWMGIVRDLPPVLSVEVQALP; encoded by the coding sequence ATGAGTGGAGTACGAGTGCTTGTTGGAACGCGCAAAGGTGCGTTCGTGCTGACATCGGACGGCAAACGCAAGAAGTGGGACGTTAACGGTCCATTTTTTGGTGGATGGGAGTTGTTTCACGTGAAGGGATCTCCAGCCGACCCGAATCGGTTGTATGCCTCGCAGTCAAGCAGCTGGTTTGGGCAAATCATCCAACGATCCGATGATGGCGGCAAAACCTGGTTTCAACCGGGAACACCACCCGGCGAGCCGACCACGGCACCGGACGATACGCCCAAGGGGGAGAGCAACAAGTTCGTGTATGACAGCTCAACGGAAACGGGACAACCTCTCACCACCCATCAGTGGTACGATGGCACGCAGCACCCTTGGGAGTTCAAGCGTGTCTGGCATCTGGAGCCATCGCTGACCGACCCGGACACGATTTACGCGGGGGTTGAGGATGCAGCCATTTTCCGTTCCACCGATGGCGGACAGACATGGCAGGAGCTTCCCGGCCTGCGCAGCGCTAAAGGGCACCTTTGGCAACCGGGCGCCGGGGGAATGTGCCTGCATACCATCCTTCTGGATCCCGGCAATCCGGAAAGGATATTCGTCGCCATTTCGGCAGCCGGCACGTTTCGAACCGAGGACGGAGGCAAGACATGGCAGCCGGTCAACCGCGGACTGAAATCGCCATATGAACTTCCCGACCCCACTGCAGAAGTCGGCCACTGTGTGCACTGCATCGCCAAACACCCGTCGCGCCCGGATGTGCTCTTCATGCAGAAGCACTGGGATGTGATGCGGAGCGATGACGCAGGCGAGTCGTGGCATGAAATCAGTGGAGACTTGCCCTCCGATTTCGGATTCCCCATTGCCGTGCATGCCCATGAGCCCGAAACCATCTATGTGGTACCGATCAAGAGCGACTCTGAACATTATCCGCCGGAGGGGAAATTGCGCGTCTACCGCAGCCAGACAGGCGGAAACGAATGGGAAGCACTGACAAATGGATTGCCGCAACAGGACTGCTACGTCAATGTCTTGCGTGACGCCATGGCTGTCGACTCGCTCGAACCCTGCGGGATCTATGTCGGCACCACCGGCGGACAGGTGTATGCCTCGGCCGATTCGGGAGATAGCTGGATGGGCATCGTTCGCGATCTTCCACCCGTCTTATCAGTCGAAGTCCAGGCGTTACCGTGA
- a CDS encoding VOC family protein: protein MQKISPCLWFDNQAEEAVNFYVSIFKNTKIGNITHYGEEGAKVSGRPKGSVMTVTFQLDGQEFMALNGGPHFRFTEAVSFIIHCASQEEVDELWEKLSDGGEKGQCGWLKDKYGLSWQIVPTVLSEMMQSHDHKKTNRVMSTLLQMKKLDIKRLQEAYEQ from the coding sequence ATGCAGAAAATCAGCCCGTGTTTGTGGTTCGATAATCAGGCTGAAGAGGCAGTGAATTTTTATGTGTCGATTTTCAAGAATACCAAGATAGGGAATATCACCCATTATGGAGAGGAAGGCGCAAAGGTTTCCGGTAGACCCAAGGGATCAGTGATGACCGTCACATTCCAGCTCGACGGACAAGAATTTATGGCCTTAAATGGAGGACCGCATTTCCGATTTACGGAAGCCGTATCGTTTATCATACATTGCGCATCCCAGGAAGAGGTAGACGAGCTATGGGAAAAACTCTCAGATGGTGGTGAAAAAGGTCAATGCGGTTGGCTGAAAGACAAGTATGGGTTGTCATGGCAAATTGTTCCAACTGTGCTAAGCGAAATGATGCAAAGCCACGATCATAAAAAAACCAATAGAGTCATGAGTACCCTCCTTCAAATGAAGAAACTTGACATCAAACGCCTACAAGAGGCTTACGAACAATAG
- a CDS encoding YciI family protein has protein sequence MKYMLLIYGTDQAWDEAGREKCYKESTELAHRLKAEGNYLAAAPLHPVTMATSIRIRDGKRLITDGPFAETREQLGGYFLIEAKDLDEAMDIAAQIPAARVGTVEIRPVLEIGGLPTE, from the coding sequence ATGAAATACATGCTGTTGATTTACGGAACTGATCAGGCATGGGACGAGGCCGGACGTGAAAAGTGTTACAAAGAATCCACGGAGCTTGCACACCGGCTTAAAGCTGAAGGGAATTATCTGGCGGCCGCTCCTTTGCATCCTGTCACTATGGCGACCAGCATCCGTATACGAGACGGCAAACGGCTCATCACCGATGGTCCGTTTGCTGAAACACGAGAACAACTGGGCGGCTACTTTCTTATTGAAGCCAAGGACCTGGATGAGGCAATGGACATCGCCGCACAAATCCCGGCGGCCCGGGTGGGCACGGTCGAAATTCGACCGGTTTTAGAGATCGGGGGCTTGCCAACGGAATAG
- a CDS encoding DUF1579 domain-containing protein: MRFPIITFTCLCIALTANPVIATGTDKEKQMDPQAMMEMYKKLAAPGEPHKLFASLAGSWTTTSKEWMEPGKPPTESTGTAEMKMLLDGRYLYQAYTGQMMGQPFSGIGIDAYDNITKKYVTAWMDTMGTGIFIMEGTASDDGKTITLNGSHPEPGGGQMTHRAVWKIVDNNTQTFDMYGTHHGGKEMRIMEITYTRKQ; encoded by the coding sequence ATGCGTTTTCCTATCATCACATTCACCTGTCTCTGTATTGCCCTGACCGCCAATCCAGTGATCGCCACAGGCACAGACAAAGAAAAGCAGATGGACCCACAAGCCATGATGGAGATGTACAAGAAGCTGGCCGCTCCCGGCGAACCGCACAAGTTGTTTGCCAGCCTAGCCGGGAGCTGGACGACCACATCCAAAGAATGGATGGAACCAGGCAAACCTCCCACAGAATCGACCGGCACCGCAGAAATGAAAATGTTGCTGGACGGACGCTACCTCTACCAAGCCTACACTGGCCAAATGATGGGACAACCCTTCTCCGGGATTGGAATCGACGCCTACGACAACATTACCAAGAAATATGTCACGGCCTGGATGGATACGATGGGGACGGGGATTTTCATCATGGAAGGAACGGCGAGCGACGATGGCAAGACCATTACGCTGAATGGATCGCATCCTGAGCCGGGCGGAGGGCAGATGACGCATCGAGCGGTCTGGAAGATCGTCGACAACAATACCCAGACGTTTGATATGTATGGGACTCATCACGGCGGCAAGGAAATGAGGATCATGGAGATCACCTATACCAGAAAACAGTAG
- a CDS encoding YciI family protein, with product MRFMIIVKATKDSEAGVMPSEHLLSEMGKFNEELIKAGVMLAGDGLHPSSKGARVQFSGNKRTVTDGPFAETKELIAGYWVWQVNSKEEAIDWVKRCPNPAGDDKEGEIEIRQLFEAEDFGPEFTPELREQEEHLRKKLSS from the coding sequence ATGAGATTCATGATAATTGTCAAAGCTACCAAAGACTCGGAAGCCGGTGTGATGCCGAGCGAGCACCTTCTTTCTGAGATGGGAAAATTCAACGAAGAACTGATAAAAGCCGGCGTCATGCTGGCAGGAGATGGGCTCCACCCGAGTTCAAAAGGTGCGCGGGTGCAGTTTTCAGGAAACAAGCGAACGGTTACCGACGGACCCTTTGCCGAGACCAAGGAACTGATCGCCGGGTATTGGGTTTGGCAGGTGAATTCGAAAGAAGAGGCGATCGACTGGGTCAAGCGTTGTCCGAATCCTGCAGGTGATGACAAAGAAGGCGAGATTGAGATTCGCCAACTCTTCGAGGCGGAGGACTTCGGGCCAGAGTTCACGCCTGAGCTGAGGGAGCAAGAGGAGCACCTACGCAAAAAATTGTCTTCATGA
- a CDS encoding YciI family protein, translating to MKYLLFCCHEEEKFDSMTKGEGDALMNETLAYCEKLKRSGHLIVAEPLEPIQMAVTVRARNGNVSITDGPFAETKEQIGGFFLIEARDINQAVQITSKFPSVRLGSMEVRPVRDLPQQGIEAKFYQDE from the coding sequence ATGAAATATCTTCTTTTTTGTTGCCACGAGGAAGAAAAGTTCGACAGCATGACCAAAGGCGAGGGCGATGCTCTCATGAACGAAACCTTGGCCTACTGCGAGAAACTCAAGAGAAGCGGCCACCTCATTGTTGCGGAACCCCTTGAGCCAATCCAGATGGCCGTAACCGTAAGGGCCCGGAACGGCAACGTGTCAATCACCGATGGCCCTTTCGCGGAAACAAAGGAACAAATCGGCGGATTCTTTCTGATCGAGGCCAGAGACATCAACCAGGCCGTTCAGATCACGTCCAAGTTTCCATCAGTGCGCCTCGGGAGTATGGAGGTTCGGCCGGTGAGGGACCTGCCCCAGCAAGGGATAGAAGCGAAATTTTATCAGGATGAGTAG
- a CDS encoding RNA polymerase sigma factor, with translation MSERPAREVREVVEEVYRTESRRILATLIRLLGDFDAAEEALHEAFAVAVEQWTRDGIPANPRAWLVSTGRFKAIDGMRRRTRFDASLAELATQLEAGIHDTHENPDESIDDDRLRLIFTCCHPALSSEAQVAMTLREVCGLTTEEIAKAFLTSPPTVAQRIVRAKTKIRKARIPYEVPSETTLPDRLDAVLRVIYLVFNEGYSASSGESLTRHDLSAEAIRLGRLLMELLPDAEAMGLLALMLLHDSRRAARISQTGDLILLEDQDRSLWNRDQIAEGITLVGKAFASREIGPYTIQAAISGLHSQATHPTATDWPQIVSLYDMLMQASPSPVVELNRAVAVAMRDSPLAGLALIDAIFARGDLTNYYLAHSAKAELCRRLGRIAEAKAAYKQALGLTQQKPEQRFLEQRLAGLQDRN, from the coding sequence ATGAGTGAAAGACCGGCTAGAGAGGTGCGGGAGGTGGTGGAGGAAGTGTACCGCACTGAATCGCGCCGGATTCTCGCCACCTTGATCCGCCTGCTCGGCGACTTTGATGCGGCTGAAGAAGCGTTGCACGAGGCGTTTGCGGTCGCGGTCGAACAATGGACCAGGGATGGGATCCCGGCCAATCCGCGAGCCTGGCTCGTGTCGACCGGACGTTTCAAAGCGATCGATGGAATGCGGCGACGGACCAGATTCGACGCCTCGCTTGCAGAACTCGCCACGCAGTTGGAAGCCGGCATTCATGACACTCATGAAAATCCGGATGAAAGCATCGACGACGACCGGCTACGACTGATCTTTACCTGCTGCCACCCGGCTCTTTCATCTGAAGCCCAAGTAGCGATGACTCTCCGGGAGGTGTGTGGCCTGACGACGGAAGAAATCGCAAAAGCCTTTCTCACATCCCCGCCCACAGTGGCTCAGCGGATCGTTCGCGCCAAGACAAAGATTCGGAAAGCACGCATACCCTATGAGGTGCCTTCTGAGACCACCTTGCCCGACCGTCTGGATGCGGTGCTGCGGGTGATTTACCTCGTGTTTAACGAAGGATACTCTGCCTCTTCGGGGGAATCTCTCACACGTCATGACCTCTCGGCTGAAGCTATTCGACTGGGGCGATTATTGATGGAATTATTACCGGACGCGGAAGCGATGGGGCTCTTGGCATTAATGCTCCTTCATGACTCCCGCCGCGCCGCACGCATCTCCCAAACTGGAGATCTGATTCTGCTTGAGGACCAGGATCGTTCGTTGTGGAACCGGGATCAGATCGCAGAGGGGATTACCCTGGTAGGAAAGGCGTTTGCTTCACGTGAAATCGGCCCTTATACCATCCAGGCCGCGATTTCCGGATTACATTCCCAGGCAACACATCCCACAGCCACGGACTGGCCTCAAATCGTGTCACTCTACGATATGTTGATGCAGGCATCTCCTTCCCCTGTGGTGGAACTGAATCGCGCCGTCGCAGTGGCCATGCGTGACAGTCCCCTGGCAGGTCTTGCCCTCATCGACGCCATTTTCGCACGAGGGGATCTCACGAATTATTACCTGGCACATTCGGCGAAGGCGGAGCTCTGCCGACGATTGGGCCGAATTGCGGAAGCCAAGGCCGCATACAAACAGGCTCTCGGCCTCACGCAGCAGAAGCCCGAGCAGCGATTTCTTGAACAACGGCTGGCCGGGTTACAGGATCGCAATTAA
- a CDS encoding OsmC family protein — MSEHKITLEWKRGSENFSYESYNRDHELFFEGGVRVPASAAPAYRGNPAHVNPEEAFVAALSSCHMLTFLAMAAKKRFVVDRYSDHAVGLLEKNQNNKLAITRVILHPRVIFGGPTLPTQEQRHALHEQAHSECFIANSVTTEVTVEAE; from the coding sequence ATGTCTGAGCATAAGATCACGCTGGAATGGAAGAGGGGATCAGAGAACTTTTCGTACGAATCGTATAATCGAGACCATGAGTTGTTTTTTGAAGGTGGGGTTCGCGTTCCCGCCTCCGCCGCACCGGCCTATCGGGGGAATCCCGCTCATGTAAATCCTGAGGAAGCCTTTGTGGCGGCCTTGTCGAGCTGTCATATGCTGACTTTCCTGGCAATGGCAGCCAAGAAACGATTCGTTGTGGATCGCTATAGTGATCATGCTGTTGGATTGTTAGAAAAAAATCAAAACAACAAGCTGGCGATTACACGTGTCATCTTACATCCTCGAGTGATATTCGGTGGGCCGACTCTTCCGACTCAGGAACAGAGACACGCTCTCCATGAGCAGGCTCACAGCGAATGTTTTATTGCCAATTCGGTGACAACAGAGGTCACGGTTGAAGCAGAATAA
- a CDS encoding RidA family protein, which produces MNITQIRIDPDPYEPYRLSQGYRVGDLLFISGQTAIDTNGRIVGAGNFDVQANQTFDNLERVLHAGGSSLGNVIKVTIFLTDMTHFDKIVELRGQRFTAPYPADTIVEVRSLYSPDAMIEIEAIAVADSAAERK; this is translated from the coding sequence ATGAACATCACACAAATCCGGATCGATCCGGATCCCTACGAGCCCTATCGTCTTTCCCAGGGGTATCGGGTCGGTGATCTGCTCTTTATCTCAGGTCAGACTGCCATCGATACGAACGGCCGAATCGTCGGCGCAGGCAACTTTGATGTCCAGGCCAACCAAACTTTTGATAATCTCGAGCGGGTACTGCATGCGGGAGGATCAAGCCTAGGGAACGTCATCAAAGTGACGATCTTTCTGACCGACATGACCCATTTCGATAAAATCGTTGAACTTCGCGGTCAACGGTTTACGGCTCCATATCCGGCAGACACCATCGTGGAAGTCCGCTCACTATATTCTCCCGACGCGATGATTGAGATTGAAGCTATTGCCGTTGCCGACTCTGCGGCTGAGCGGAAGTAA
- a CDS encoding N-acetylglutaminylglutamine amidotransferase, whose amino-acid sequence MCGILGQINFSGCPVDPKDLMAMNATMGSRGPDGVGLYVQGRLGFGHRRLKVIDLTQASQQPMVDSTLGLGIVFNGAIYNYKELRHELEGKGYTFFSQGDTEVILKAYHAWGEGFIHRLNGMFAFAIWERDSERVVLARDRLGIKPLYFTETSQQFRFASTLPALLAGGNVSTEMDPVALHHYFMFHAVVPAPHTLLQGIRKLAPGTMMVIEPTGARRHHHYWQLSFGPRDDERGWKERDWQDRLYEVLRSAVRRRLIADVPVGVLLSGGLDSSLIVGLLAAEGATGLNTFSIGFETVAEEKGDEFSYSDIIANKFSTRHHKLPVDTTHVLPNLPGCIHAMSEPMVSHDAIGFYLLSKEVSKHVTVVQSGQGADEIFAGYHWYPPLLNSQHPVDEYRQVFFDRDQKEFLRVIHPRFHGDDHSQRFVETHFSQPGASRPIDKALRLDTTIMLVDDPVKRVDNMTMAWSLEARVPFLDHEVVELAARVPAEMKIAQGGKGILKEVARRVIPSEVIDRPKGYFPVPALKYLRGPYLGMVKEALLSQTSQNREIFQRDYIDELLKNPDDHLTPLRGSKLWQLGLLELWLQSHGI is encoded by the coding sequence ATGTGCGGAATTCTTGGACAGATAAATTTCTCAGGGTGTCCTGTAGACCCCAAAGACTTGATGGCCATGAATGCGACCATGGGCAGTCGTGGCCCTGATGGCGTGGGGTTGTACGTTCAAGGGCGATTGGGATTCGGGCATCGACGTCTCAAAGTCATTGACTTGACCCAGGCGTCCCAGCAACCCATGGTGGATTCCACCCTGGGGCTTGGCATTGTGTTTAATGGGGCGATATACAACTACAAGGAATTGCGGCATGAGCTGGAAGGGAAAGGCTATACCTTCTTTTCCCAGGGAGATACTGAAGTCATTCTTAAGGCCTACCATGCGTGGGGAGAAGGCTTTATTCACCGCTTAAATGGTATGTTTGCGTTCGCCATTTGGGAAAGAGATTCAGAGCGGGTTGTGCTGGCGCGTGATCGGTTGGGAATTAAACCGCTCTATTTTACTGAGACATCTCAGCAGTTTCGATTCGCATCGACCTTGCCGGCTCTCTTAGCGGGGGGAAACGTCTCCACGGAGATGGATCCCGTGGCGCTTCATCACTATTTCATGTTTCACGCCGTTGTTCCTGCCCCTCATACCTTGCTTCAAGGCATCCGGAAATTAGCGCCCGGCACCATGATGGTCATCGAACCAACAGGAGCACGGCGACATCATCACTATTGGCAACTCTCTTTCGGGCCGCGTGATGATGAAAGGGGGTGGAAAGAACGGGACTGGCAAGATCGGCTGTATGAGGTCCTGCGTTCGGCTGTCCGCCGACGGCTGATTGCCGATGTGCCCGTCGGGGTGCTCTTGTCCGGTGGACTGGACTCGAGCCTCATCGTGGGCCTGTTGGCGGCCGAAGGTGCCACGGGCCTGAATACCTTTTCCATTGGGTTTGAAACGGTGGCAGAGGAAAAGGGGGACGAGTTTTCCTACTCCGATATCATTGCCAACAAATTTTCCACCCGTCACCACAAGCTGCCCGTTGATACGACGCACGTTCTGCCTAACCTGCCGGGTTGCATTCATGCCATGTCCGAGCCAATGGTCAGTCACGATGCCATCGGGTTTTATTTGCTCTCCAAAGAAGTGTCCAAACATGTCACGGTGGTCCAAAGTGGGCAGGGAGCCGATGAAATTTTCGCAGGATATCACTGGTATCCCCCACTGTTGAACAGTCAACATCCGGTTGATGAATATCGCCAGGTGTTTTTTGATCGCGACCAGAAGGAATTTCTTCGAGTCATTCATCCACGGTTTCACGGAGACGATCATAGTCAGCGTTTTGTGGAGACGCATTTTTCCCAACCGGGGGCCTCTCGACCGATTGATAAGGCCTTACGGCTTGATACGACCATTATGTTAGTCGACGATCCGGTTAAGCGTGTCGACAACATGACGATGGCGTGGAGCTTGGAAGCGCGAGTGCCGTTTTTAGATCATGAAGTCGTGGAATTAGCCGCACGGGTGCCGGCCGAAATGAAAATAGCGCAAGGGGGAAAAGGTATCCTCAAGGAAGTTGCCCGCCGGGTGATCCCTTCAGAGGTCATTGATCGGCCCAAAGGGTACTTTCCCGTCCCCGCCCTAAAATATCTGCGGGGCCCTTATTTGGGCATGGTGAAAGAGGCCCTTTTGTCACAAACCAGTCAGAACCGCGAGATCTTTCAGCGGGACTATATTGATGAATTGTTGAAGAATCCGGATGATCATCTCACGCCTTTACGTGGGTCAAAGCTCTGGCAGCTTGGATTATTGGAACTGTGGCTTCAGTCCCATGGCATCTAG